One window of Atribacteraceae bacterium genomic DNA carries:
- a CDS encoding uroporphyrinogen decarboxylase family protein, which produces MTPRERVIASLNHQEPDILPLDLGSTLITGIHVSSLHKIKVALGLIKPNEPVKVFDPFQMLGEVDNELRTVLGIDTICLPAPKNFFGFKNERWKPWIFFDGTPLLVPEKFNTLPDALGDIYQYPEGDTSASPSGKMPGGGFYHDAVIRQKPIRGDQDLRVEDQIAEYQPLTEEDLAYYEREARRLYEETDYAVVFGGVPGTNLGDIALVPGPTMKEPAGIRDVEEWYVSLVTRKEYLSEVFSRMSEIGLRNLERFHQAVGSRIQVIVLSGTDFGSQSCPFVSPILYRELFKPFHQKMNQWIHEHTKWKVFIHTCGSIWDLLPDLQEAGFDILNPVQISAAKMVPSALKRDFGKQFTFWGGGINTQTTLPFGTAQEVKEEARALIESFQPDGGFVFAAVHNIQANIPVENLLALFEALNEYR; this is translated from the coding sequence ATGACCCCAAGAGAACGGGTGATCGCCAGCCTTAACCATCAGGAACCGGACATCCTTCCTTTGGATCTCGGTTCAACACTGATTACCGGTATCCATGTCTCCAGTCTCCATAAAATCAAAGTGGCCCTGGGCCTGATCAAACCCAATGAACCGGTAAAGGTTTTTGATCCTTTCCAAATGCTGGGCGAAGTGGATAATGAACTGCGCACGGTCCTGGGGATCGATACGATCTGCTTACCGGCGCCGAAAAATTTCTTCGGATTCAAGAACGAACGCTGGAAGCCCTGGATCTTTTTTGACGGAACGCCTCTTTTGGTGCCCGAGAAATTCAACACCCTCCCCGATGCCCTGGGAGACATTTATCAATACCCGGAGGGAGACACCAGCGCTTCTCCTTCCGGCAAGATGCCCGGGGGCGGTTTTTACCACGATGCGGTCATTCGCCAGAAGCCGATCCGGGGTGACCAGGACCTCCGGGTGGAAGACCAGATCGCCGAATATCAACCCTTGACTGAGGAGGACCTTGCGTATTATGAACGGGAAGCGCGGCGCCTCTATGAGGAAACCGATTACGCGGTAGTCTTCGGAGGAGTACCGGGAACCAACCTGGGCGATATTGCCCTCGTGCCCGGACCAACCATGAAAGAGCCGGCCGGTATCCGGGATGTCGAAGAATGGTACGTATCCCTGGTGACCCGGAAAGAGTATTTGAGCGAGGTATTCTCCCGAATGTCGGAGATCGGCCTGCGCAATCTGGAACGTTTCCACCAGGCGGTGGGCAGCCGTATCCAGGTCATTGTCCTTTCCGGTACCGATTTTGGTTCCCAGAGTTGTCCCTTCGTCTCCCCGATATTGTATCGGGAACTCTTCAAACCCTTTCACCAAAAGATGAACCAGTGGATTCATGAACATACCAAATGGAAGGTCTTCATCCATACCTGCGGATCGATTTGGGACCTTCTTCCCGACTTGCAGGAAGCCGGTTTCGACATTCTCAATCCGGTGCAAATCTCCGCGGCGAAAATGGTTCCTTCCGCTCTTAAGCGGGATTTCGGAAAACAGTTCACCTTCTGGGGAGGGGGTATCAACACTCAGACGACCCTTCCCTTTGGTACGGCTCAAGAAGTCAAGGAAGAAGCCCGGGCCCTGATCGAATCATTCCAGCCGGATGGCGGATTCGTTTTTGCCGCGGTACATAACATCCAGGCTAATATCCCGGTGGAGAATCTCCTGGCTTTGTTTGAGGCTCTCAACGAATACCGGTAA